Proteins encoded together in one Lathyrus oleraceus cultivar Zhongwan6 chromosome 5, CAAS_Psat_ZW6_1.0, whole genome shotgun sequence window:
- the LOC127085098 gene encoding NAC domain-containing protein 92 → MEESSGKEKTLPPGFRFHPTDEELITCYLINKISDSSFTGRAITDIDLNKFEPWDLPGKAKMGEKEWYFFSMRDRKYPTGVRTNRATNTGYWKTTGKDREIFDSVTSELVGMKKTLVFYKGRAPRGEKSNWVIHEYRVHSQSTFTTNKEEGWVVCRVFKKSGSGKKYPSNNSNPTKAGVNPYSMHEIGTNHMMLRDSSSPYNFLYGWNHNYNGTAAPTVQYSQLNYPANMLSATTGGDGGFSISGLNLNLGNGVTMADHVNSINMNMMNAGNNMNCVGADENINNVIGYGIGMEHCTDLDTYWPCSY, encoded by the exons ATGGAAGAAAGCAGTGGAAAGGAGAAAACCCTACCACCTGGATTTCGATTTCATCCTACAGACGAAGAACTCATCACTTGCTATCTCATAAATAAGATATCAGATTCTAGTTTTACGGGAAGAGCAATCACTGATATAGACCTCAATAAATTCGAACCATGGGACCTTCCAG GGAAAGCAAAGATGGGAGAAAAAGAATGGTACTTTTTCAGCATGAGAGATCGTAAATACCCAACTGGTGTAAGAACCAATAGAGCAACTAACACTGGATACTGGAAAACCACAGGGAAAGACAGAGAAATTTTCGACAGTGTTACGTCAGAATTGGTTGGTATGAAGAAGACTTTGGTTTTCTACAAAGGTAGAGCTCCTAGAGGAGAGAAAAGCAACTGGGTCATCCATGAATATCGTGTTCACTCTCAATCAACTTTCACAACAAACAAG GAGGAAGGATGGGTAGTTTGTAGGGTATTCAAGAAGAGTGGAAGTGGAAAAAAGTATCCTAGTAATAATTCAAACCCTACAAAAGCAGGAGTGAATCCTTATAGCATGCACGAGATAGGTACTAATCATATGATGCTGAGAGATTCTTCATCTCCTTATAATTTCCTTTACGGATGGAATCATAACTATAACGGTACTGCTGCACCAACAGTGCAATATTCTCAGTTGAACTATCCTGCAAATATGTTGTCAGCAACAACAGGTGGAGATGGAGGATTCAGCATTTCAGGGCTTAACTTGAATCTTGGAAATGGAGTAACTATGGCTGATCATGTGAATTCAATAAACATGAATATGATGAATGCAGGCAATAATATGAACTGTGTTGGTGCAGATGAGAATATTAATAATGTTATAGGTTATGGTATTGGTATGGAACATTGCACTGATCTCGACACTTACTGGCCTTGTTCCTACTAA